In Delphinus delphis chromosome 18, mDelDel1.2, whole genome shotgun sequence, the following proteins share a genomic window:
- the TSC22D1 gene encoding TSC22 domain family protein 1 isoform X2, which yields MKSQWCRPVAMDLGVYQLRHFSISFLSSLLGTENASVRLDNSSSGASVVAIDNKIEQAMDLVKSHLMYAVREEVEVLKEQIKELIEKNSQLEQENNLLKTLASPEQLAQFQAQLQTGSPAASTQPQGTTQPPAQAASQGSGPTA from the exons ATGAAATCCCAATGGTGTAGACCAGTGGCGATGGATCTAGGAGTTTACCAACTGagacatttttctatttctttcttgtcATCCTTGCTCGGGACTGAAAACGCCTCTGTGAGACTTGACAATAG ctcTTCTGGTGCAAGTGTGGTAGCTATTGACAACAAAATCGAGCAAGCTATG gATCTGGTGAAAAGCCATTTGATGTATGCCGTTAGAGAGGAAGTGGAGGTCCTCAAAGAGCAAATCAAAGAACTAATAGAGAAAAATTCCCAGCTGGAGCAGGAGAACAATCTGCTGAAGACACTGGCCAGTCCCGAGCAGCTTGCCCAGTTCCAGGCTCAGCTGCAGACTGGCTCCCCCGCTGCCAGCACACAGCCACAGGGGACCacacagcccccagcccaggcagcGTCCCAGGGCTCAGGACCAACCGCGTAG
- the TSC22D1 gene encoding TSC22 domain family protein 1 isoform X3, with translation MDLVKSHLMYAVREEVEVLKEQIKELIEKNSQLEQENNLLKTLASPEQLAQFQAQLQTGSPAASTQPQGTTQPPAQAASQGSGPTA, from the exons ATG gATCTGGTGAAAAGCCATTTGATGTATGCCGTTAGAGAGGAAGTGGAGGTCCTCAAAGAGCAAATCAAAGAACTAATAGAGAAAAATTCCCAGCTGGAGCAGGAGAACAATCTGCTGAAGACACTGGCCAGTCCCGAGCAGCTTGCCCAGTTCCAGGCTCAGCTGCAGACTGGCTCCCCCGCTGCCAGCACACAGCCACAGGGGACCacacagcccccagcccaggcagcGTCCCAGGGCTCAGGACCAACCGCGTAG